The Gemmobacter aquarius genome contains the following window.
CGGCCCCGACCTTGAGGTTGCCTTGGTGCATGTCGGCGTGGAAATAGCCGTCGCGCAGCGCGTGGTTCAGGAACAGCGACAGCACGCGGGCGGCCAGAACCTTGCGGTCCAGCCCCGCCGCATCGATGGCGGCATTGTCGTTCATGCCGAAGCCTTCGGCCCAGCCCAGCGTCATCACCGTCTTGCCCGACAGGAACCAGATCGGTTTGGGGACGCGGAACCCTTCGTCCTTTTCGGTATTGGCGGCGAATTCGGCGGCGGCCGATGATTCGAGCCGTAGGTCAAGCTCGCCCATCACCACGCCTTCGAAATGCGCGATCACCTCCATCGGGCGCAGGCGGCGCGAGGCGGGAGCGACGATCTCAATGGTGCGGGCGATCAGGTAAAAGGCGTCGATATCCTTGCGGAAGGCGCGTTCGATGTTCGGGCGCAGCACCTTGACCGCCACTTCCTCGCCGGTTTCGGCGATGCGGGCACGGTGCACCTGCGCGATTGATGCGGCGGCGACGGGTTCGGAGAATTCACTGAAAATCTGGTCGACCGGCAGTTCCAGTTCGGCCGCGATCATCGCCTTGGCGACATCGGTCGAAAACGGGGGCAGGCGGTCTTGCAGGTATTTGAGCTGCTGCGCCAGTTCCTCGCCCACCACATCGGGGCGGGTCGAAAGGATCTGGCCGAATTTGATATAGGCGGGGCCAAGTGCTGTCAGCGCACGGGTGGCGGGGGGAAGGTCGGGGTCACCCTTTAACCCCAGCCATTTGAACGGCCAACCGACGACATGCGCCAGAATACGCAGGCGCGGCGGGGCGCGGAACGCTTCCAGCACGACATCCATCGCGCCGGTGCGTTCCAGCGTCGCGCCCGTGCGGATCAGCCGCCAGATGTTGTGCGGTCCGCGCATCAGATCTTCCAGCCGGAATGAAGGGCGGCGACACCCATCGTCATGTTGCGGTATTTCACCTGCCCGAAGCCTGCGCTGCGGATCATGCCGGCGAAGGTGTCCTGATCGGGGAATTTGCGGATCGATTCGACAAGGTATTGGTAGCTGTCACGGTCATTCGCCACGATCTGGCCCATCACGGGGATCACGTTGAAGGAATAAAGATCATAGGCCTTTTGCAGCATCGCATTCGGGATATGGCTGAATTCCAGCACCATCAGCCGGCCACCGGGGCGCAGCACGCGGTAAGCCTCGGCCAGCGCGTCCTGAATACGGGTGACGTTCCTGATGCCGAAGCTGATCGTGTAGACGTCGAACGAATTGGCGGGCAGCGGCAGCGCCATGGCGTCGCCCACCACCCAGTTCAGCCGGTCAGCCTGATGTTCGGCCTCGGCCCGTTTGCGCCCTTCGACCAGCATTGATTCGGTCATGTCGAGCACGACCGCCGACGACCCCGCCGCACGCTTGAGGAAGCGGAAGGCCACATCGCCCGTCCCGCCCGCCACATCCAGCAGGCGCTGGCCGGGGCGCGGGGCCAGCCAGTCCATCATCGCGTCTTTCCACAGGCGGTGCACGCCGCCCGACATCAGGTCGTTCATCACGTCATAACGGCTGGCGACACGGGTAAAGACGCCATGGACCATTCCGGCCTTGGCCGATTCGTCGACAGTCTGGAACCCGAAATGGGTGGTGCCTTGCGCGGTGTCGTCGTTCATCTGCTCTTGCCGTTCCTTGCTTCGCCCCTTCCTTATAGGGCTGAAGTCCGGCGCTGCAATGCGCCCCAATGTCATCAGGACCAGCCATGCCCGAACTGCCCGAGGTTGAAACCGTCCGCCGTGGACTTGTTCCGGTGATGGAGGGGCAGGTGATCACGCAAGCGCAGGTGAACCGCGCCGATCTGCGTTGGCCCTTTCCCGACCGGATGGCCGACCGGCTGACGGGGGCGCAGGTCATCGGCTTGCGGCGGCGGTCAAAGTATATTCTGGCCGATCTTTCCACCGGCGAGACACTGCTCATCCATCTGGGCATGTCGGGCCGGATGCTGATTTCGGCGCCGGACGGTGCGCGTGCGGCGCTGGGCGAGTTCCACCACGTCCATCCCGCACCCGAAAAGCACGACCATGTGGTCTTCGACATGGCGAACGGGGCGCGTGTCACATTCAACGACGCGCGGCGGTTCGGCGCGATGGATCTGATGGCGACGGCAAAGGCCGGGGCGCATCCGCTTTTGGCGGGGCTGGGACCGGAACCCTTGGGCAACAGCTTTGACGACACCTATCTTGCGGGCAAGCTGAAGGGGAAGAACACGCCGATCAAGGCGGCGCTTCTCGACCAGCGGCTGATCGCGGGCTTGGGCAACATCTATGTTTGCGAAACGCTGTATCGTTCGCGCATCCATCCCGCCACGCTTGCGGGAAAGCTGAAACCCCGCCAGATCGCGCAGATGGTGCCCATCATCCGCGACGTGCTGGCCGAGGCGATCGAGGCGGGCGGATCATCCTTGCGCGATTACCGGCAGGCCGACGGGGAACTGGGCTACTTCCAGCACAGTTTTCAGGTCTACGGACGCGAGGGCGACCCCTGCCTGACGCAAGGCTGCGACGCGGTTGTCCAGCGTATCGTGCAATCGGGCCGGTCCTCGTTCTTCTGCCCCGTTTGCCAGAGGTGACTTGCCAAAGGAAAGGTTGCTGCTAGGACATAGCGCAACGTGAACCCGGGGGACCCAATGGCCTATGAGACGCTGCTCGTCGAGGTCGAGGATTATATCGCGACCATCCGCCTGAACCGGCCCGATGCGCTGAACGCACTGAACACCAAGCTGATGCAGGAACTGGCTGTCGCGCTGGCAGCCGCCGATGCCAACGAACGGGTGCGCTGCATCGTGCTGACCGGATCGGAAAAAGCCTTTGCCGCCGGTGCCGATGTGCGCGAAATGGCGTCCAAAGGTTATACCGACGTCTTTTTCGACGATCTTTTCGGCCCCGAGGCCGAGGCGATTGCCCGCATCCGCAAACCGATGATCGCGGCGGTGGCGGGCTATTGTCTGGGCGGCGGATGCGAGCTTGCGATGATGTGCGATTTCATCATCGCAGCCGACACCGCGAAATTCGGCCAGCCCGAAATCAACCTTGGCATCTGTGCCGGAATGGGCGGCACCCAGCGCCTGACCCGCGCCGTGGGCAAGGCCAAGGCGATGGACATGAACCTGACGGGCCGTTTCA
Protein-coding sequences here:
- the mutM gene encoding bifunctional DNA-formamidopyrimidine glycosylase/DNA-(apurinic or apyrimidinic site) lyase; the encoded protein is MPELPEVETVRRGLVPVMEGQVITQAQVNRADLRWPFPDRMADRLTGAQVIGLRRRSKYILADLSTGETLLIHLGMSGRMLISAPDGARAALGEFHHVHPAPEKHDHVVFDMANGARVTFNDARRFGAMDLMATAKAGAHPLLAGLGPEPLGNSFDDTYLAGKLKGKNTPIKAALLDQRLIAGLGNIYVCETLYRSRIHPATLAGKLKPRQIAQMVPIIRDVLAEAIEAGGSSLRDYRQADGELGYFQHSFQVYGREGDPCLTQGCDAVVQRIVQSGRSSFFCPVCQR
- the ubiE gene encoding bifunctional demethylmenaquinone methyltransferase/2-methoxy-6-polyprenyl-1,4-benzoquinol methylase UbiE — protein: MNDDTAQGTTHFGFQTVDESAKAGMVHGVFTRVASRYDVMNDLMSGGVHRLWKDAMMDWLAPRPGQRLLDVAGGTGDVAFRFLKRAAGSSAVVLDMTESMLVEGRKRAEAEHQADRLNWVVGDAMALPLPANSFDVYTISFGIRNVTRIQDALAEAYRVLRPGGRLMVLEFSHIPNAMLQKAYDLYSFNVIPVMGQIVANDRDSYQYLVESIRKFPDQDTFAGMIRSAGFGQVKYRNMTMGVAALHSGWKI
- a CDS encoding enoyl-CoA hydratase produces the protein MAYETLLVEVEDYIATIRLNRPDALNALNTKLMQELAVALAAADANERVRCIVLTGSEKAFAAGADVREMASKGYTDVFFDDLFGPEAEAIARIRKPMIAAVAGYCLGGGCELAMMCDFIIAADTAKFGQPEINLGICAGMGGTQRLTRAVGKAKAMDMNLTGRFMDAAEAERSGLVSRVVPAKELMGETMKAATKITQKSMLAAMAIKETVNRAQESTLREGLLFERRAFHALFASEDQKEGMAAFLEKREPQFRDR
- the ubiB gene encoding 2-polyprenylphenol 6-hydroxylase, coding for MRGPHNIWRLIRTGATLERTGAMDVVLEAFRAPPRLRILAHVVGWPFKWLGLKGDPDLPPATRALTALGPAYIKFGQILSTRPDVVGEELAQQLKYLQDRLPPFSTDVAKAMIAAELELPVDQIFSEFSEPVAAASIAQVHRARIAETGEEVAVKVLRPNIERAFRKDIDAFYLIARTIEIVAPASRRLRPMEVIAHFEGVVMGELDLRLESSAAAEFAANTEKDEGFRVPKPIWFLSGKTVMTLGWAEGFGMNDNAAIDAAGLDRKVLAARVLSLFLNHALRDGYFHADMHQGNLKVGADGAIIAYDFGIMGRIDEYTRRVYAEILMGFIRKDYRRVAEVHFEAGYVPADRDIDEFARALRAVGEPIFGMDASRISMARLLAYLFDVTERFGMETRTDLILLQRTMVVVEGVARSLDPHMNIWQVARPVVESYVAKNIGPAALLRDLAQTARILSRFGPKLPRLVEAALIAQADRPKVLVKVRRSRWYLIPAAFVIFAAGIGLGTFL